The genomic DNA GCGGCAGGGGCAGGAGTGGCTGCAGAGGCAGTCGGGGCCACCGGGGTGCAGAGAAAGAGACAGAGCAGGAGGACCACCGTGTTCGCGGCGGCACACCGCAGGCGGTTGCGCATGGGACTTCCTCACCGTTGTCGAAGGCGGGACGGATAACCATATGGCGATACGGTTTTTACCGTACGCTGGTACGGTTATCAAGTGCCCAGGATCGCGGACCATGAAGAACGCCGACGCCAGATCGCCGTCGCCGTGTGCGAACTCATCTCGGAGCACGGGCTCGACGCCGTGACGGTCGCCCGCACGGCGGCCGCCGCCGGGATGTCGGTCGGGCTTGTGCAGCACTACTTCCGTACGAAGGACGAGATGCTGCTCCACGCCTTCACCGCGGTCACCGCGCGTATCCGGATCCGGGCCGACGAGCGGATCCGGGCCGGGATCGCGCACCGGCGGCCCATCTCGCAGGTTCTGGGCGAGGCGATGGCGGAGTTCATCCCCCTGGATGACGGGCGCCGCGCCGAGTTCCGGGTCACCAGGGCGTTCGCCGGCCGGGCCCTGGACGCGCCCGCCCTCGCCGAGGTCGACATCGAGACCGCGCGGCGGCTGCGCGAGGACATCGCGCGGGCCGTTCGCAACGGCAAGGAGTGCGGCGAGGTCGAGCCGGATCTGGATCTCTGGCCCGCGGCCGTCCGGCTCACTGCCGTGACGGAAGGACTCGCGATGCAGGTCTACCGGGATCCCGCCGGGGTGAACGGGGTGGCCGCGGGGGAGCTGGTGGCCTCGGTCATCGCCGACGAGCTCGCGGCGGTCTTCACCGGTGAGTGCGGCCAGTACGCCGAGGGTCCCCGCGCCTGACCCGTATACGGGAGGAGCCTGCCCGGGTCCGCCCCGTATGCGGGGGAGTCCGCCCTGTGCGCGGTGGTAGGGAAACGGACCGGCTCGCCCGGCGAACGCCCCGAATGGATGCGGGTGGTCGGGGGCGCCCGGGCATGACCGGACGGCGGCGATGTACTAGAGTTATCTCGACATCGAGATATCTGCCGAGGCGTACCGCAGCCGCCGCTCGGTAAGGGTTACCTAACTAAGCCTTACCTTAGCGGATGGTCGGGGCCGTAGGCGGCACCACGCGGCGCCGGCCGCCAATGAGGCGCGGCGCGGTAGTACGCGCACATTGAAGAAGGAGACTGTCGTGTCGGCGAACAGCTTCGACGCCCGCAGCACGCTGCGCGTGGGCGACGAGTCGTACGAGATCTTCAAGCTGGACAAGGTGGAGGGCTCCGCGCGCCTCCCTTACAGCCTGAAGGTGCTGCTGGAGAACCTGCTCCGCACCGAGGACGGCGCGAACATCACCGCCGACCACATCCGGGCGCTGGGCGGATGGGACTCGCAGGCCCAGCCCAGCCAGGAGATCCAGTTCACGCCGGCCCGCGTGATCATGCAGGACTTCACCGGCGTCCCCTGTGTCGTGGACCTCGCCACCATGCGTGAGGCCGTGAAGGAGCTCGGCGGCGACCCGGCGAAGATCAACCCGCTGGCCCCGGCCGAGCTGGTCATCGACCACTCCGTCATCGCCGACAAGTTCGGCACCAACGACGCGTTCGCCCAGAACGTCGAGCTGGAGTACGGCCGCAACAAGGAGCGCTACCAGTTCCTGCGCTGGGGTCAGACCGCCTTCGACGAGTTCAAGGTCGTCCCCCCGGGCACCGGCATCGTGCACCAGGTCAACATCGAGCACCTGGCCCGTACGGTCATGGTCCGTGGCGGCCAGGCGTACCCCGACACCCTCGTCGGCACCGACTCGCACACCACCATGGTCAACGGCCTCGGCGTGCTCGGCTGG from Streptomyces sp. NBC_00654 includes the following:
- a CDS encoding TetR/AcrR family transcriptional regulator; the protein is MPRIADHEERRRQIAVAVCELISEHGLDAVTVARTAAAAGMSVGLVQHYFRTKDEMLLHAFTAVTARIRIRADERIRAGIAHRRPISQVLGEAMAEFIPLDDGRRAEFRVTRAFAGRALDAPALAEVDIETARRLREDIARAVRNGKECGEVEPDLDLWPAAVRLTAVTEGLAMQVYRDPAGVNGVAAGELVASVIADELAAVFTGECGQYAEGPRA